The DNA region TTGAAGCTTGCGCTGTAGGGACGCCAATAGTAACGACAAGCTTGGGAGACATGCTGGAATGGATTGATGAAAACGTAGGCTATGTCGCTCAACCTACACATCATGATCTCGCTGAGGCAATTTATAGAATAATTTCTGATGATGAACTACGTAGAAGGTTTTCCAAGAACTGCATAGAAATTGTAAAATCAGAGTTTTCAATAGAGAAAGTGGTAGAAAAAATAGAGAAAGTCTACAAAGATGTAGTTGAAAGGTAAAGGTGTATGAATATTATTTTTGTTTTTCCCGGAATTCTTGAAGCATTAACAAAAAGGGGGGGAGGACGTGAAGAAACATTGTTACAGGTCGCTAGGAAGCTGTCTAATAGTTTTAATGTTACAATTATTGCACCTTTTTTCGGTAAATATAAAAAAGTAATAAAGCTTTCTTCAAATCTCACGGTTGAGAATTTGTATTTTCCAGCTTCGAAAAACTATCCTTGGTCTAAAAATAAGCTTTCTAGAATTGCTAACCCACTTAGTATATTTTTATTTTATCAAGTCTTGGCTGTAATTAAAACAATTCAATTAAAGAAAAATGCATTGAGAATTGTTGTTCTAAGCGATGCACTTAGTGGTATTATAGTGGCCATTATCGCAAAACTTCTAAATATGAAAGTTCTATATTATGAAGGAAACCTCACACCATGGATAGAACCACGCATATCCAATGGAAATAATGTAAACTTCGTAAAGCAATTTTGGTGGGCATTCACTATCATTATTGGACGTATAATATGCAGAATAGCAGATGCAATAATAGTTAATGATGGATTAATAAAGGCAGGTATGATTAAATACGGTATAGAAAATACTAAAATTCATGTAGTAAGAGCTGGCGTTGATACAAGCTTCTTCAAGCCTATTGAATTAAGCATCTCTCAGCAAACAGAATTTACTATAGGTTTTATTGGACGTTTAACTGAAGAAAAAGGCTCTCCGATTCTTCTTAAGCTGTGCAAAGCTACTTTGAATAAACTCCCACAAGTAAAATTCATGATTTTTGGCGATGGACCTTACAAAAAATACTTCGAACCTCTGCCAAATGTTAAGCACATAGGATGGGTTGATCATGATACATTACCTAAGTGGTTATCTTCTGTAAACGCTATTTTAAGTTTTCAGAAAACTTTTGGAAAAGGTGAAATAGAGGCTCTTTCATGCGGCAAACCAATTATTGCATTTAAAATCGGCGAAATGCCAATTCTTATTAAAGATAAGGAGAATGGCTTACTCTGCACACCATGTATAGATTCCCTCATAGAAGCAATTTCTAAACTGATGAACAATGAATCTCTTTTAAAGAAGCTATCGGAAAATGCTAGACGTGAAGCCATAACCCGTTACGATTGGAAAATTTTAGGACGATTGTGGAAGAACATAATTGAATATATACTAAGAAGTGAAGCTAGACTCACATGAATCACACAAGTAATAGAAGGCTTGTAATTATTATAGGAGGATCATTAACAACAAGTAGGATAGCTCATCTTAGGAAGATATTAGAAATAGGAGTAAGACTGTTTAGTAAAATTATAATAGTGCATGAAGGACTCTCCCCTCTTATTCTAGAAAATAAAAGAATAGAAGCAATCTGTACAGGTGTCCCGAATATAGAGGCTAAAATGCCGTTCCCATGGAGAGTTATAGGGTATGTACTTCAAGAATTCAAAAAATTCAAAAAAATTCTTAGGTATGTTGAAGAAAAGGACATAGTTTTGTTTCTAGGCATTTACCAACCCATATCCTTACTCTCTGTAAAATTACGCAAATGTCCCTCAATAATTTTCGGAGGAGGATTTGATATTACTCGTTCCGTTATGCAGAACAAATTCTTTAATACAATATACTTTTTTTTCAGGTGGTCGTTTCAGATCGGTATGCTCAAGCTTTTTGATAGGATTATTCTGGAGAGTCCTTCAGTTAAAGACTTTTATAATTTAGATAAGTTCAGCAAAAAATTGCTTTATGCACACTTATTTATACCCAGCATTTTTACCTTAACTAATCCCTTCAATAAGAGAGACATTGACTTAGCTTTCATGGGAGTTCTTTCTAAAGAAAAAGGCATTATTGAATTTTTAAAATCTTGCAATATACTTAAAAACAAAAATGTAGCTATAAGAGTAGTAATTTGGGGTGATGGAGTACTTAAAGATCAAGTAGAACAATATATCAACAAAAACAATCTATCTGCTATAGTTCAGCTTAAAAACTTCGTCGATTCTCATGAAGTACCAAA from Candidatus Methanomethylicota archaeon includes:
- a CDS encoding glycosyltransferase family 4 protein, whose amino-acid sequence is MNIIFVFPGILEALTKRGGGREETLLQVARKLSNSFNVTIIAPFFGKYKKVIKLSSNLTVENLYFPASKNYPWSKNKLSRIANPLSIFLFYQVLAVIKTIQLKKNALRIVVLSDALSGIIVAIIAKLLNMKVLYYEGNLTPWIEPRISNGNNVNFVKQFWWAFTIIIGRIICRIADAIIVNDGLIKAGMIKYGIENTKIHVVRAGVDTSFFKPIELSISQQTEFTIGFIGRLTEEKGSPILLKLCKATLNKLPQVKFMIFGDGPYKKYFEPLPNVKHIGWVDHDTLPKWLSSVNAILSFQKTFGKGEIEALSCGKPIIAFKIGEMPILIKDKENGLLCTPCIDSLIEAISKLMNNESLLKKLSENARREAITRYDWKILGRLWKNIIEYILRSEARLT
- a CDS encoding glycosyltransferase, with the protein product MNHTSNRRLVIIIGGSLTTSRIAHLRKILEIGVRLFSKIIIVHEGLSPLILENKRIEAICTGVPNIEAKMPFPWRVIGYVLQEFKKFKKILRYVEEKDIVLFLGIYQPISLLSVKLRKCPSIIFGGGFDITRSVMQNKFFNTIYFFFRWSFQIGMLKLFDRIILESPSVKDFYNLDKFSKKLLYAHLFIPSIFTLTNPFNKRDIDLAFMGVLSKEKGIIEFLKSCNILKNKNVAIRVVIWGDGVLKDQVEQYINKNNLSAIVQLKNFVDSHEVPKMLNKIKLLVIPSYSEGLPNMLLEAMACGTPVLATPVGGIPDVVKEGETGFLLKSNNPEHIAERVIELLNKPELLEKVSISSHNYIKKSFSYEKTLENWQKILSKI